The Lysobacter oculi genomic sequence CTGGCTGCACGAGTCCTCGTTCCGGCTGGAAGTGGTGGCGTTCATCGTGCTGGCGCCGGTCGGCGTGATGCTCGGCCAGACCGGCATCGAACGCGCCCTGCTGGTGGGCTCGATGCTGCTGGTCATGGCGACGGAGTTGATGAACTCGGCGGTCGAGGCGGTGATCGAGCGTTACGGCCCCGAGCACCACGAACTGGCCGGCCGCGCCAAGGACATGGGCTCGGCGGCGGTGTTCGTGCTGATGATGAATGTGGTGCTGGTCTGGACCTGCCTG encodes the following:
- a CDS encoding diacylglycerol kinase is translated as MADTYGHLPRGPRGIYRAFLWSLQGLRAAWLHESSFRLEVVAFIVLAPVGVMLGQTGIERALLVGSMLLVMATELMNSAVEAVIERYGPEHHELAGRAKDMGSAAVFVLMMNVVLVWTCLLLPRLG